The window ATACATAAAGGCTACTTCGACTAAAGGAATACCCCATTTAAGATAAAAGTAATCCTTAAATTTATCAACAAACTTTTCGTAATCCAAAGGAAAAACTTTTGCCTTCTGATTCCACTCCAAATCAACAATAAAAAAATCTGTTGCTAAAGTATGGGGTTTTTCTGGAAATTTAGCAAACCAAGCACAAGTAGCAATATACTTCTCTTCTTTATTCATTCTTTTTATCAAATTCTCTAAAAATTTAAGGTTAATCATCCAAGTATCAGCGGCAGTGACTAAGCAGTATTTAATCCCTAGTTTCTGACTTTTTTGAGAAATTGCCTTGATACCGGCATCAATCATATTAGCGGCGCCTAGAAAATGGCCCGGGTTGTCCATTTGGATCAATTCATCTTCAAGATATTTTTTGTAGTTATATTTTGGTCCACCATTGTAGCAATGCACCAAATAGGTGCTACCCAAAACCTTGCTTTTGGAATAAAGATTTTTGGAAATTTCTTGATTAATATAGGCGTCCGTTATTTTATTGTGAGTATAAATTAAATGGCCAATCATAATTTATTTTTATTATAGTTTATTCGTATTTCGGATAGCAGCATTTTTTATATTTTTTGTTCGAACCGCAAGGACAGGGGTCATTCCGACCAACTTTCTTTTTCCGGGGAATCGCTTGTTTTGCCTGTTGAGGTTGGGCCGTTAAACCCATATTGTCTTTGGTATCAATATTAGTTTGGATTGGTTGTCTTTGGGGTTGAGGCTGGCCAATCTGAACTCTAAAGATTTGTCTAATCAGATCGTGATCAATTGAATCTAGTAATCTTTCAAAAGAAGTAAAAGCTTCCTTTTTGTATTCCACCAAAGGATCCTTTTGGCCATAACCTCTTAAACCAACGCCCTCCCTTAAATCATCCATGGCATCTAGATGATCAACCCAAAGGCGATCAATCGTTCGCAGATAAACAAACCTCTCAAGCTGGCGCATCATTTCTGAACCAATTTGCTTTTCTCTGGATTCATAAGCATCTTTTGCTAATTTTTTGAGGAGGTCTTTGATTTTTTCTGGGTCTTTAAGATCCTTTAATTGAACTTTTAATTTTCCTTGAGAATTGGTATCAAAAGGCAAAATCTCACAAAAACCGGTAACTATTTGTTCGTATTCAATCTCGACAATGCCTTCAGGAGTATAGAGAGCCACTAAGTTATCCAAATTGCTAATCATTTTCTCCTGAATCTCTTTTTTCAATTCTCCATTACTCTTATCAGCGGCCTTCAGAATCTCTTGTCTTTTCTTGTAAATAATCTCTCTTTGGCGGTTCATGACGTCATCGTATTCAACCACTCTCTTTCGCATATCAAAGTTAAAACCCTCAACTTTTGTTTGAGCCTGTTCAATTGCCTTAGAAACCATAGAGTGCTCAATCGGTTGGTCTTCAGGCAGTTTGAGGGTGGTCATCAAACCGGCAATTCTTTCACCACCAAAAAGCCTCATAATGTCATCCTCTAAAGAAACAAAGAATCTTGAAGAACCAGGATCACCCTGACGGCCGGAACGACCTCGTAATTGATTGTCGATTCTTCTTGACTCATGGCGTTCAGTCCCAATGACATGAAGACCGCCTGATTTAATCACTTGATCATGGGCTTGCTGCCATTCTTCCATAGCCTTCTTGGTTTGTTTTTCGGGTTTCGAACCGCCCAAAACAATATCCACTCCTCGACCGGCCATATTAGTCGCCACCGTGATTGCTTTTGGTCGACCAGCTTCGGTAATAATCTTGGCTTCTCTTTCGTGCTGCTTAGCATTTAAAACATTATGAGTAATACCCTTTTTGTCCAGAAACTTGGAAACAATTTCGTTTTTTTCAATTGAGGTGGTCCCGACTAAAACGGGTTGACCTTTTTGATAACATTCCTCAATTTCTCGAACCACGGCCGCATATTTTGCCCGAACCGTTTTGTAAACAAGATCAGGATTATCTTCTCGAATCATGGGTTTGTTAGTCGGAATAACGATTGTGTCCAGGTTGTAGATTTTGATGAACTCTTCAGCTTCAGTGGCCGCCGTACCGGTCATACCCGCTAATTTTTGGTACATCCGGAAATAATTTTGGAAAGAAATGGTCGCCATCGTCACCGATTCTTGTTGAATTTTGACATTCTCTTTGGCTTCAACCGCTTGATGCAAACCCTCTGACCAGCGGCGACCGTGCATTAATCGTCCCGTAAATTCATCAACAATAATCACCTGATCATCCTTAACCACGTAATCACGGTCACGGAGATAATGGACTCTGGATTTAAGGGCGTTCTCAATATGATGAATCGTATCAAAGTCTTTTTCGTAAAGATTATCAATCCCCAACCGGTTCTCAATTTTCTTAATCCCGTGTTCGGTTAAATTAGCGGTTTTAGTTTTCTCATCAGTCAAGTAATCAGTGTCTGGTGATAAACCATTAATTAACTCCGCGAATTGATAATATTTCTGGGTTGGTTCGGTGTCTGGAGCCGAAATAATCAAAGGCGTCCGAGCTTCATCAACTAAGATTGAATCAACTTCATCAACAATGGCAAAATGATGACCGCGTTGAACCTGGTCTTCGACTCGAAGAGCCATATTATTTCGAAGATAATCAAAACCAAATTCATTATTAGTTCCATAAGTAATATCCGCCTGATAAGCCTCTCGACGACTGATCGGCTTTAAATGTCTTAATCTTTCTTCTTGTTGTTGTTTTTCGGTGTATTGAGGATCTAAAAGAAAGGCTTGGTCATGAATAATACAACCCAAAGAAAGACCGGCGAATTGAAGAGCCTGACCGTACCAACCCGTGTCTCGACGGGCTAAGTAGTCATTAACGGTGACAATGTGAACCCCTCTCTCGGTTAGACCGTTAAGATAAGCCGCAATTGTAGATGATAAGGTTTTACCTTCTCCGGTTCGCTGTTCCGCAATCCGACCCTGATGAAGAGTAATGGCGGCCATTAACTGAACATCAAAAGCCCGCTCACCAACAGTTCGTCTAATCGCTTCCCGAGCCAAAGCAAAAGCCTCGGGGAGTAAATCATCAGCGGTTTCACCATCAGCCAATCTTTTCTTAAAAGCCGCGGTCATGCCTGAAAATTCATCATCCTTGAGCTTTTTCATTTTTGGCTCAAGCTCATTAATCTTCCCGACCATCGGTGTTAGTTTCCTAAGCTGCTTCTCGTTAGAATCAAGGAGGTGGTCAAAAAATTTAATCATTTTTACTTTGATTATTATAACTCAAATGAAGCTCAGCTTCTAGCGATGAAGAAGAGATTAGTCGGGGTTTTGATGGTTTCAACTTGAGAAAAATGTCGATCTAATTTTTCCTCAAACCCAGTTAAATCCTCACCTGGCAAACGAAGTCGATTAAAAACAACCAAGGCTTTTTTAGAAAGAATTTTTTTAAGACTCTCTAAAAACTTATCAGTCTCCGCTTGTTGGGAAAACTTAGAACCTAAATAAAAATCAACTAAAACCAAATCAAACTTTTTACCTTGGTACTTAGCTAACCATTGAAAAGCATCTTTGTTAATGATTTCTAAATTTTCAACCCTATCTAAGCCAAAAAACTGCTTACCAATCTTAATAATCTCTGGATCAATTTCAATCCCTAGAATTTTTGCTTCTGGCCAAGGTGATTTAATTAATTGAACTACGGTGCCTCCGCCTAAACCTAGAATTAAACAGTTTTCGACGTTTAATTCTTTCTCTAATTTTTTAAATGGCTTTTTCCAAATTCCTTTAATTATTCCCCCTGACTGAATCAGACCCTGAACATGAAGGGTATAGCGCCCAAAATGTTCTTTGACAATAATCTCACCGCTTATCTTTGATTTTGTTTTAAAAATTGTTCGCGGAATAAAGGAAAAAGACATCATTTACCGATAACCCTTTGCTTGAAGTTCAAAGAGTTGGGCATATCTCCCACCTAATTTTATTAACTCATCGTGATTCCCGCTTTCTATTATCTTTCCATTATCTATCACGTAGATCTTATCCGCTCTTCTGACAGTTGAGAATCGATGAGAAATGAGAAAAAGAATTTTCTCTTTCGAGTAATTAATAATCTCTTCAAAAATCTCTTCTTCTGCCTTTGGATCGACATGAGAAGTTGGCTCATCCAAAATAACTACTCGGGCATCTTTCAAAAAGATTCTGGCTAAACCAATCCGTTGCCATTGCCCCATAGATGGTCGGATTCCTTTTTCAAACTGAGGATCTAGAGGATTTTGATATTTCAATCTCAAAGATTCAATGTAGTCATCAATTTTTGCTCTTTTGGCTGCCTTTTTAATCAAATTACTTTTATTAATCTTAGTAATATCGCCATAACCAATACTCTCTTTGGCTGAAAAAGGATAAACTTCAAAATCCTGAAAAAGAACTGACAAATTTTTCCAAAAATCTTCAACCGAATACTTTTCAAGTTCAACTCCATTTAAAAGTATTTTTCCTTTCTGAGGATCATAAAAGCGGCAAATAAGTTTAACTATCGTCGACTTGCCTGCCCCATTTTCTCCAACAATCGCCACGTTTTCTTGAGGATTAATTCCCAAATTAACATTTTTTAAAACCCAAGGGCTATTATTGCTGTAGCGAAACCAAACATTCCTAAATTCAATCCCCTGGCTAATTTCTCGAGGAAATTTTTTTCCTTTCCTGTCCAACGCCAATTTTGGCTTAAGAGAGAGTAGCCAAACAAGATCAGTAACGTACAAATAATTTTCATAAAGTTCAAAAAAGTTCTTTACCAACCCAGTAAGATTTTGTCGAAAAGTATTAATTGCCCGAAGAATCATTTCGGCTGAACCCACAGTTAACTTCTTGGCAAAAACAAAAAAGGCGACGTAGATACTAAAAATCAAAAGAAATATATTTTGAGGAATTGAGGCAGTAATCTTCCAAAAGGTCTTTCTTTTCTCAAGATTAAGTCTGCCAGAAAAAATTTGATTATAAATTTTCATCATTCTTTTAGAAAAAGGCCTGGCTAATTTTAGAAGTTTAATTTCAAGAATATTTCTTGGTACTAAAAGATAATGTTCAAGCCAGGAACTAATACGATAGAGTGGCATTATCTTATTTCTAAATCGATAATCCTCTTTAACAAACTTGGCATCAATCCAAAAAACAGGCACTGAAAGAAAAAGAATGATTAAAGTTACCAATGGATTAAAAGAAAAAATAATTACGATAGTTGAAAGAAGTCCCGCTAAAACCATCGGTGTACTCGCAATTGGCCAAATCATTCCCCAGGCCCGTGTCGAGCTTTCTCGTCTAATCTTCGAGATTTTGTCTTGAAATTCGGGATCATCAATTAAAGAAACATCAAGCTCAACGTGTTTTTTGGCAATCAGAGAAAGTAAATAAACTGATAAAATTTCCGACATCATTCTTCGGAGGAACTCTCCTGTTCTGTAGAAAATATCCTGGCCAATTCCTACAATAAATCTCAAAAACAAAATTAGAATTACTATTTTGCCTGATGTTCCCCAAAAATCGGTACCAATACTATTGATTAGGCCATCAATGAAAGCCTTTTCTAATCTCAAAGTTGGATAAGTCAAAATACCAACAACAGTATTGGTAAGAAGGGTTAATAACAGAAGTCTAGGACTGATTTGCCAAGATAATTTTATAACCTGAGAAAAAACAAAAAAAACTTGACCAAGACGACTCTCTTGAAGTTTAGGTAAAGAAACTCTTCTCATTTATTTTTAGGAGAAATTTTCTTAAAGCCAGTATATTTCTGAAGAACCTTAGGAATTATTACTGAACCATCTCTTTGCTGATAGTTTTCGAGAATCGCTAAAATCATTCTGCCAATCGCAAAAGCGGTCCCATTAAGAGTGTGAACAAAGTCTGTTTTACTTCCTTCTCGATATCTAATATTCAATCTTTTGGCTTGGTAGTCGGTACAAGTCGAAGTTGAGTGGGTTTCTCGATATCTTTTCTCGGCCGGAAACCAACAGTTAACATCATACTTTCTCACTTGGGGATGAGCCAAATCACCAGCGCACATTTTGGTAATTTGGTAAGGAATTTCTAAAGCCCGAACCAGTTTTTCTTCTAAAGATAATAAATAATCATTTTCTTTTTTGTCGCCATCTTTTTGGGGTTTAATAAAAGAAAACATCTCCATTTTGTCAAATTGATGAACCCGAAAAATGCCTTTGGTATCCTTTCCATAAGTGCCGGCCTCTCTTCGCAAACAAGTCGAAAAACCAAGATAACGAAGAGGGAGATTTTTAGCCTCAAGAATTTCATTGGCATGGATTGGTCCGAGTGACTGTTCGGCCGTACCAATCAGATAAAGTTTGTCTTCTTTAAGATGATAGGTTTGATCTTCACCCCCATGCTCCAGATAACCCATTCCTTTCATCATTTCGTCCTTAATCATGATTGGCGGAACAACAGGAATAAAACCTTCCTTAACTAAAACTTCTAAGGCCAATTGAACCAAAGCAAATTCTAGTTGAACCGCTTCATTCTTCAAATAACCAAACCTTGTGCCGGAAACCTTACTGGCGGTTTTAATGTCAATCAGATCTAATTGTCCACCTAATTGCTGATAGTCTTTGGGTTTAAAACTAAATTTCTTTAGCTTTCCCCATTTTCTGACTTCAACATTTTCTGACTCGTCCTTACCTTCAGGAACATCATCGGCCGGCAGATTAGGAATTTCCATGAGAAGATTCTTAAATTCTTCTTCAACCGCCCGAAGATCAGGTTCTAACCTTCGGAGCATCTCCTTAATTCTCTTGCCTTTTTCTTTTTCACTCTTTTTCAACTTATTTCTGGCTTGGCGCCACTTGTCGACTTCGGCCATTAATTGCCTTCGGGTTTCATCTACCTTTAAAACCCGATCAATAATTTTCGCGTCATAGCCTTTTTTCTTGATTCCTTGTTTAACTTTTTCTGGATTTTCTTTAATGAAATTAATATCTAGCATTTTAGAGTCCTAAGTCTTGGTTAATCCCTTGCATCGCTCCTAAAGCAATTTTAACAAATTCTTCTAAGGAAATGTTGAGTTTTTCCTGACACAGCTTGATTTGTTCTCGGTCAACGGCCGCCGCAAAAGATTTGTCTTTCATCTTTTTTAAAACTGATTCCGGTTTGACGCTAGTAATTTTTTTATCCGGCATCATCAAAGTCGTAGCCACAATCAAACCGGTTAATTCATCACAACAATAAAGAGCCCATTCCATTTTAGTCTGGGGTTTATTCTTGCCGGTCATCTCGGCATTATGAGACAAAATCGCCTGCAGGATTTCTTCATCAGTTTCACCGGCCTCTTGAAGCCATTGAAACATTAAAAGAGTGTGTTCTTTTGGTTGGTCCTTGGTTTTTTCGTAATCACCATCATGAAGGAGACCAACCAAACCCCATTTTTCTTGATCGCCATCAAGTTTTTTGGCTAAGGCCCTCATAACCGCTTCAACGGCATAGCAATGACGCCGCAGATTTTGATTCTCCATGTTTTGCTGAAGAATTTTTAGGGCGGCTTCTCTAATTATCATTGTTTCTTTCTTTCTGGACGAAGGGTGGGAAATAAAATGACGTCACGAATATTTTGATTATTAGTCATCAACATCACCATCCGGTCAATTCCTAAACCCAAACCGCCGGTCGGTGGCATCCCATACTCCATGGCCTCAATATAGGGTTGGTCCATGGGATGGGCTTCTTTGTCTCCAGATTTAGCCGCTTTAACCTGTTCTTCAAAAAACTCTTTTTGGATTAAGGGATTATTCAATTCACTGTAAGCATTGCCTAACTCGAAACCGGCGGTGTAAGGTTCAAATCTCTCAATGATAGTTGGCTCATCTTCTTTTTGCTTACTCAGAGCTGAAGTTTCCCTGGGAAAATCATAAACAAAAGTGGGCTGGATGAGATAAGGTTCCACTAATTCAAAAAGAGTAGCAATCGCCACCCCGCGATTAAAACCAGCTGCTACACCGCTTAGAGTTGGTTTTTCTTCTACTTCCAGATTATGCTTTTCTAGTAATTTTTTTATCTCTTGATCAGACAGTTTGTCGACATCAATCTTGGCATATTCTTTTAAGCCTTCTTTCATTGTCATTCTTTTCCAGGGCGTTTTAAAATCGATGAGGTTCTCACCAAATTTGACTTTAGTGGTCCCCAAAACTTTGCGGGCCACAAAAGCATAAAGCTCTTCTGTTAATTTCATGATGTCATGGTAATCAGCATAGGCCCAATAACATTCCATTTGGGTAAACTCGGGATTATGGATCCGGTCAATGCCTTCGTTTCTAAAATCCTTATCAATTTCATAAACTTTTTCAAAACCGCTAACAATCAAGCGCTTGAGATAAAGCTCATCTGAAATCTTCAGATAAAAATCATGATCTAGAGTATGATGACGAGTTTTAAAGGGTCGAGCCGTAGCTCCACCATAAATCGGTTGAAGGGTTGGGGTCTCGACCTCAACAAAACCTTCTTTGTCTAAAAATTCTCTGACCGCCGTCGTAATCTTGGCCCTCATCTCAAAAGTTTTCTTGACCTGAGGATTCATGATTAAATCCAGATACCTTTTTCGATATCTTTCCTCAACATCTTTTAAACCATGCCATTTTGAAGGTAACGAACGAATTGATTTGGTTAATAAATGAAAATCCTCTACAGCAACAGAAGTTTCGCCAGCATCAGTCTTAAAAACCTTTCCTTGAACATCAATAAAATCACCAATATCTAAAAGACTTAAAAGTTCTGCTTTTTTCCCTTTTATCTTTTCTGATTTAAAAACTAATTGGATTTTGGCTGATTCATCTTGAAGATCAAAAAACTGAATACCACCATGACCCCGAACAGACATCACTCTCCCGGCCACGGCTACTTTTTTGCTCATCATCTTTAAAGACTGGGCAACTGTTTGTTCTCTTTGACAACGAGCCGGATAAGGGTTGATTCCTAATTTTTTAATTGCTTCTAATTTTTGGAGACGAATTTTTCTTAATTCTTCAAGAGGTTTAGCCATCTTGGCTTAGAGTGTATCATAAAAGAAGATGAGGCTCAATTAATTCCTTTGATCGTGTAAATAATCTTTCCAGCCGGAGCTTCAACTTCTATCTTGTCGCCGACTTGTCTACCTAGGAGTGACTGACCTAGAGGTGACTTATGAGAGATTCTCATTGAAGCCGGATCAGCTTCCCATTCACCCACTAGATGAAAAGATTGATTCTTGCCATTAAACTCAACGGTTACCTTACAACCCAAATTAACTTTATCTGACCCTCCGTCTTTTTGATTAATAATTTGGGCATTATTAATTACCTCTCCCAGCTCACTGATTTTTCCATCAATAAAAGCCAGGTTCTGTTTGGCCTGAATATGTTCATTATCTTCAGTCAGATCACCAATCGTTCTGGTCTCGGCCACTCTTTGAACCGCTTCCAGTCTCTTGGTATTAACCAATTCACCGTATTCTTTTTTAATTCCCTCTAGACCTTCTTTGGTGATGGGAATTTTATTTTGATTATTGTCCATATAATTCAGAAACTTCCTTATTTTTAATTAATTTAGGGCACCGGCAGTTGGAGATTCAACGTCTCTGATAATAAAGTATTTTAGCATTATCTGTCAACAGGCCTATAGAGAAGAGATGAGGCAATTTCGGTGACCCCATGGGGATTTGAACCCCAGTTTCCAGGATGAGAACCTGATGTCCTAGGCCACTAGACGATGGGGCCAGACAAACCTAATTTTAGCTTAAAATAAGAAGAAAAACAAGAAATTCAAAACAACAAAAAACCCACCTTTTCGGTGAGTTCTTTGTTAGTAAGGAAACGCAACGTCTGAATGAGAAATAAGATAGATGGGGAGAGACTCCGGAGAGTCTCTCCTTCCGACGAAAGTATCACACAGCACTACAAAGTGAGGAGGTATTCTTTTTTTTCTAGATCGTCTTAGGTGAAAATCTCCTCCTTTCTCACTGCGAAAGATCTTCCGGAAACAACCAGTCCTACTTCACTCGTCCGTTGCCAGGGCCAGGCGCCGCCTATGGCTCGTTGTGCGGCGTGTGCCCGGGGACGGAGGCGTCCACGTCCACGATGCTGCGGCTTGATGTTACAGCAATCAACGTCGTCACGACACAGGGAGATCCACGACACATACTCATCTTGCTTCTCCTACCTCTTCTCTGTTCTGTGCCAGTGAGAGATCTGACAAAAAATACCCTTTCTTCCTCCTTTCTTCTCTCATTAATAGCGAACGGCAAGCTGGATACAACCTTGATTATACCCAATCTGCCACTCACTATTCTTTTGAGAAAGAAAGTTAGAACGTCACGTTTCCTTTTTTAAAGTACTGCCTTTTATCTTTTTTTTCTGCTTTTTTAGAAAAAGGATTATAGGCTGTTTCTAGTATAAAATATTTGTTTCTGTTTGTCAAGAAATTTCAAGAAGCAAGAGAAACCGTTCGAGAAGGGATGTTTCTGGTAATTTTTTTAGGTCTTTTTCTGGTTGTTTTGGTCTTTAAAACAATTCCCAAAACCTCATCCATATGTTCAGCAAATTTAAACTTAATATCTTTCTTGACTTTAGTAGGAATTTCTTCTAAATCCTTTTTATTGTCTTTGGGAAGAACGACTGTCTTTAAACCAGCTCGATGAGCGGCAATGACTTTTTCTTTAATACCGCCGACTTCTAAAACCCGACCTCTTAAAGTAATCTCACCGGTCATCCCTACATCTCGCCTTACCGGAATCTTAGTAAAGGCGGAAACTAAGGCCGCCGTAATCGCCACCCCGGCTGAAGGTCCATCTTTAGGCACCGCCCCTTCGGGAATATGAACATGGGTATCAATTTCTTTGTAAAAATCTTCTCTTAACTGCAAAGGCTGCCAGCGACTCCTGACATAAGAAAGAGCGGCCTTACCAGATTCTTTCATTACCTTGCCTAGTTTTCCAGTCAAGAGCAATCTGCCTTTACCCGGCATCAGGGCCACTTCAATTAAAATAATATCGCCGCCTGCTTGGGTATAAGCCAAACCAGTGGCCATTCCAATTTGATCTTCTTTTTCAATCATTGTTTCTGAATATTTTCTGGGTCCAAGATGTTTGACTACATCCGCTTTAATGACTGTTCCTTTAACTCTTTTCTTTTCCGCTTCTTTGCGAGCAATTTTCCGGCAAATGGTGGCCAGGTTTCGCTCTAATTCTCGGACACCCGCTTCCCGAGTATAACGATTAATCACTTCACTAAGGGCGCTATCAGCAAGCTTGATTTTCTTTTTATCCAGACCATTAGCTCTTAATTGTTTTTGCCAAAGGAATTTTTTGGCAATATTGAATTTTTCCTCTTCGGTATAACCTGGAAAGCGAATAATTTCCATTCTGTCTCTAAGAGCTGGTGGAATCGTGTCTAAAATATTACCGGTAGTAATAAACATTACTTTGGAAAGATCAAAGGGCACTTCCAAATAATTGTCCGAGAATTCATAGTTCTGCTCTGGATCAAGAGCTTCTAACAAAGCGGCTGAAGGATCGCCCCGAAAGTCAATCCCGACTTTATCAATTTCATCTAACATGAAGACAGGATTATTGGTGCTCGCGTTCTTAATACCTTGAATAATCCGTCCGGGCATGGCCCCAACATAAGTCCGGCGATGACCCCGAATTTCGGCCTCATCCCGAGTCCCACCCAAAGACATTCGAACAAACTTTCTTCCTAAGGATCGAGCAATTGATCTACCGATTGAAGTTTTGCCGACTCCAGGTGGCCCAATGAAACAAAGAATCGTTGGTCCCCCAATCTCTTCTTCCTTTTTTCTGCCTTTTTTGGGATGTTTTTTATTCTTTTCCTTTAACTTCATCACCGCCAAATATTCGACTACCCTCTCTTTAGCTTTTTTCAAACCATAATGATCTTCTTCCAAAACTTTAGCCGCTTTGGTAATCGAGTGTTTATTAGGCGAAGATTTGGCCCAAGGCATTTCCGTTAACCAATCGAGATAAGTTCGGATATAGCCAACCTCTGGGTGATTAGGATTAAGTTTGCTTAAACGCTTCAGTTCTTGCTTGGCTTTTTCTTTGACCTCTTTAGGCATTTTCGCTTTTTTAATTTTCACTTCGTATTCCTTCATCTCCGTGTCTTCTTCACTAATCTCACCTAATTCTTCTTCAATCGTTTTCTTCCTTTCCCTTAAAATCGCTTCCCGCATGGTTTTGTCAAACTTTTTCTGGGTTTTGGAAGCAATGGCTTTTTCCAAATCTAAAACTTTAATTTCGTGAGAAAGATATTCAGTCACCTTTTCCAAACGAAGCCGGACATCCGTCAACTCCAAAAGTTTTTGCTTTTTATCAGTTTCCAGATCAAGAACATAGGCCACTTGATCCGCCAATTCAGCCGGATTAACCCCGCTCATTAAGCGAATAATTACCCGGGCATCAACGGACTTACCCAGATTAATAGCTCTTTGAAAATCATTAAGAAGATTTTTATAGAGGGCTTTAACTTCACTAGAATCCTCCGCAATATCATTAACTTCAGAAACACTCCCAATCAAAAAAGGTTCTTTAGTTTGCAAAGACTCTAAACGTACCTTAACCAAGCCTCGGATTAAAGCATGCTTTAGTTTCTTGTCTTCAAGAACGTCTTCAATCCTAGCCACGGTCCCGATGCGATAAAGATCATCAATATCGGGATCATGGACTCGGGAATCTTTTTGAGTAAAAAGACAAATCAAGCGATTACTCTTAAAAGCGGCTTTGATCGCCGCTAATGATTTGGACCGGCCAAAAGTTAAAGTCATTTCGGCATGAGGAAAAATGACGCCTTGGCGAATGGCCACAACTGGAATAATTTTTTCTTGATTGTTATTAAATAAAACCGTCATCTTTAAAATTTACCTTTATCTTTAGCAATCTAACAAAAGGTCTGCTAAATGTCAACCCCTAAATTCTATTGGTGAATGACAACCTTGGTTCCGGGGTTGCCTTTAGAAGGATAAACCACATTCACCCCCTGGGGAACTGAAGGTGAAGTCCAATAAAAGAGTTTTTCGGCATCAGGCGTCGCCATGTTAACACAACCATGACTCATCGGATGACCAAAATTATTGTGCCAATAAGTTCCGTGGAGACCAAAACCCTTGTAGAAGTATTGAGTATAAGGGACATTCGGCAGGTAATAATAAGTGCCGGTTCCCCTAACGCCTCCAGACATCTTGGTGTATCTCAACTTAATCCAAACCCTAAATTCACCAGTGGGTGTTGGCGCCCATTTACCAGTGGAAACCAAAAACTCATAAACAATCTTATCACCTTCATGGGCATAAAGTTTTTGATCAGAAAGATCAATCTCAATCCAACGATAATCATCCGTCGCCCCTAAAACCACTCCTTCTTGTTGTTTTAAAGCTTCGGGATTAGGAATTAACTTAGCCATTTTAGTTTCCACTGGCTGACCATTAAAAATAGCAACCTCATCTATTTCTTCATATTCACCGTTTGCCTCAGCCGAAGGCAAGCCACAACCACAAGATCGTTCAAGAATAAATTGTCTTGCCGAAAAAAACAGAACTCCCCCAGCAATAACAGCCGCAATCGGAAGACCAAACAAAAACAGTTTATTAATTTTAGAAATTTTTAATAAAAGCTTCATCAAAAAAATAGTAACA of the Patescibacteria group bacterium genome contains:
- the secA gene encoding preprotein translocase subunit SecA — encoded protein: MIKFFDHLLDSNEKQLRKLTPMVGKINELEPKMKKLKDDEFSGMTAAFKKRLADGETADDLLPEAFALAREAIRRTVGERAFDVQLMAAITLHQGRIAEQRTGEGKTLSSTIAAYLNGLTERGVHIVTVNDYLARRDTGWYGQALQFAGLSLGCIIHDQAFLLDPQYTEKQQQEERLRHLKPISRREAYQADITYGTNNEFGFDYLRNNMALRVEDQVQRGHHFAIVDEVDSILVDEARTPLIISAPDTEPTQKYYQFAELINGLSPDTDYLTDEKTKTANLTEHGIKKIENRLGIDNLYEKDFDTIHHIENALKSRVHYLRDRDYVVKDDQVIIVDEFTGRLMHGRRWSEGLHQAVEAKENVKIQQESVTMATISFQNYFRMYQKLAGMTGTAATEAEEFIKIYNLDTIVIPTNKPMIREDNPDLVYKTVRAKYAAVVREIEECYQKGQPVLVGTTSIEKNEIVSKFLDKKGITHNVLNAKQHEREAKIITEAGRPKAITVATNMAGRGVDIVLGGSKPEKQTKKAMEEWQQAHDQVIKSGGLHVIGTERHESRRIDNQLRGRSGRQGDPGSSRFFVSLEDDIMRLFGGERIAGLMTTLKLPEDQPIEHSMVSKAIEQAQTKVEGFNFDMRKRVVEYDDVMNRQREIIYKKRQEILKAADKSNGELKKEIQEKMISNLDNLVALYTPEGIVEIEYEQIVTGFCEILPFDTNSQGKLKVQLKDLKDPEKIKDLLKKLAKDAYESREKQIGSEMMRQLERFVYLRTIDRLWVDHLDAMDDLREGVGLRGYGQKDPLVEYKKEAFTSFERLLDSIDHDLIRQIFRVQIGQPQPQRQPIQTNIDTKDNMGLTAQPQQAKQAIPRKKKVGRNDPCPCGSNKKYKKCCYPKYE
- a CDS encoding methyltransferase domain-containing protein, yielding MMSFSFIPRTIFKTKSKISGEIIVKEHFGRYTLHVQGLIQSGGIIKGIWKKPFKKLEKELNVENCLILGLGGGTVVQLIKSPWPEAKILGIEIDPEIIKIGKQFFGLDRVENLEIINKDAFQWLAKYQGKKFDLVLVDFYLGSKFSQQAETDKFLESLKKILSKKALVVFNRLRLPGEDLTGFEEKLDRHFSQVETIKTPTNLFFIARS
- a CDS encoding ABC transporter ATP-binding protein, with amino-acid sequence MRRVSLPKLQESRLGQVFFVFSQVIKLSWQISPRLLLLTLLTNTVVGILTYPTLRLEKAFIDGLINSIGTDFWGTSGKIVILILFLRFIVGIGQDIFYRTGEFLRRMMSEILSVYLLSLIAKKHVELDVSLIDDPEFQDKISKIRRESSTRAWGMIWPIASTPMVLAGLLSTIVIIFSFNPLVTLIILFLSVPVFWIDAKFVKEDYRFRNKIMPLYRISSWLEHYLLVPRNILEIKLLKLARPFSKRMMKIYNQIFSGRLNLEKRKTFWKITASIPQNIFLLIFSIYVAFFVFAKKLTVGSAEMILRAINTFRQNLTGLVKNFFELYENYLYVTDLVWLLSLKPKLALDRKGKKFPREISQGIEFRNVWFRYSNNSPWVLKNVNLGINPQENVAIVGENGAGKSTIVKLICRFYDPQKGKILLNGVELEKYSVEDFWKNLSVLFQDFEVYPFSAKESIGYGDITKINKSNLIKKAAKRAKIDDYIESLRLKYQNPLDPQFEKGIRPSMGQWQRIGLARIFLKDARVVILDEPTSHVDPKAEEEIFEEIINYSKEKILFLISHRFSTVRRADKIYVIDNGKIIESGNHDELIKLGGRYAQLFELQAKGYR
- the serS gene encoding serine--tRNA ligase, with the translated sequence MLDINFIKENPEKVKQGIKKKGYDAKIIDRVLKVDETRRQLMAEVDKWRQARNKLKKSEKEKGKRIKEMLRRLEPDLRAVEEEFKNLLMEIPNLPADDVPEGKDESENVEVRKWGKLKKFSFKPKDYQQLGGQLDLIDIKTASKVSGTRFGYLKNEAVQLEFALVQLALEVLVKEGFIPVVPPIMIKDEMMKGMGYLEHGGEDQTYHLKEDKLYLIGTAEQSLGPIHANEILEAKNLPLRYLGFSTCLRREAGTYGKDTKGIFRVHQFDKMEMFSFIKPQKDGDKKENDYLLSLEEKLVRALEIPYQITKMCAGDLAHPQVRKYDVNCWFPAEKRYRETHSTSTCTDYQAKRLNIRYREGSKTDFVHTLNGTAFAIGRMILAILENYQQRDGSVIIPKVLQKYTGFKKISPKNK